One candidate division WOR-3 bacterium genomic window, GAACCGACCCTATTTTTGGTGGGGGATGAGAAGCAATCAATTTATTTCTTCCGCAATGCCCAATCCGAAATCTTTGCCCGAGCCAAAAAGAAATTGGCAGTTTATTTAGGGAATAAGTTCCGCGAGGAGACGGTTAAGGATAATTACCGAAGTCTTAATGCCATCATTGAATTTACCAACTACTTCTTCTCCCGACTTTTTATCGGTGGGGAAGGGAAACCATTCTGGCAGACCCCTTACTCCGAATTCATCGGGCGGCGGCAAAATGCCGCACTGGGAAAGGTGGAGATAATTTTAGACAAAAAGGAAGGGAAGATGCCAGAAAGGAGGAAACTGGAAGCAGAACTTATCGCCCAGCGGATTAAAACCCTTTTGGGAGAGAAAATTGTCTTTGATCGGGAGGAGAAACCAATCCCCGCCGGTTATGAGCATTTTGCCATTCTCCTAAGGCGCCGAACCCATCTTCCCCTTTACGAGAAAGCCTTAAAGGATGCCGCTATACCTTATCTGGTGGTGAAAGGGGTTGGCTTCTATCAAGAAATAGAAGTGCAACTCCTTTGCGCCTTAGTTAACTTCTTAGTAGAACCAACTGATAATTTTAGCCTCTACCTCATCTTAAAGTTTCTCTTCTCTCTATCCGAGAAGGAGATTCTCCTCCTCCAGAGTCGGGCGGGAGAATGCCTCTACCAAAAGTTGGAAAAGGGGAAGAAAGAGATTGCAGAAGAACTCGCCTCCTATCGGGAAAAGATTTTTAAACTTCCCATTTCCCTTCTCTTAGAAGAGATTCTCAATCGGCGGGGCGTCTGGCGACTCTTCCCTTCGGACCAACAGTATTCCAATATAAAGAAGTTCATTCGCATCTGTGAGGAATTAGAATGGGAAGGAAAATCTCCTTGGGAGATAAGAGAATATCTGTCAAGGGCGAAGAAGAATACCGATGAACCAAAGGCGGATGTCTCTTGGGAAGGGATCAAGGCGGTGCGGATTATGACCGTGCATGCGGCGAAGGGGTTAGAATTTCCCATTGTCTTCTTCGCTGGTTTGGATGAAAATTTACTCTCCCATCAGGGCAAGGAAGACTTTGTCATAGAAGAAGGGGAGGAAGGGGTTTCTCTCCTCTACCTTCCGGAAAAGAACCTCCAAAAAGAAGAGCCCCTCTTTCAAGAAAGGGAAGAGAAGCAATTGGAGGAGGAGAAGAGGATATTTTATGTCGCCTGCACCCGGGCTCGGGATTATCTTGTCCTTACCGGAATCATTCCCGATAAAGTGTCCCGCTCCCGCCTCCAATGGCTCCAAAATATCTTCTCCCTAGAATGGCGGGAAGGGAAAATTTCCTCGCCGGTGAAATTGCCGGGGTTAGAATTTCTTTCCGGAGAAGAGGTCTTATCATTAGCGAAGAAAAAAGAGGAAGGAGAAAAGGTAAAAGAAGAGGTGAAGACCTCTCCCCTATTCCTTTCGGAAATCACAGAAAGGGAAAAGATCATTAAGCCGGTCACCAAAGAGACGAATGAAGATTTAAGGCGCCACGGCGAAGGGGCAATCCTTTTTGGCAAGGTGATGCATAAGATATTAGAGAAGATTGCCCGAGGGGATCTCGCTTGGCAGAAAGAAGCCGTCTCCCGGATGGGCGAGCGGCTTTTCCTTTTAGCCGGTGTCCCCCAAAAAGAATTAAAAATCTGGGTGCGAGGAATTTGGCAACAGTTGTCCGTCTTAGAAAAGTCAAACTTGAAAGAGATTATTCTGCCGCAAGAGGGAAGTTATGCGGAATTACCCTTCCTTTTGGCGGATGGGGATTTTATCTATCAGGGAAGGATTGACCGGGTGATTGTCCGGAAAGAAGAAGTGGCAATCTATGACTACAAAACCTATCGCGTTAAGGGGGAAGAGATTCCCTTCCTCCTTGACTTTTACGAAAGGGAGCAGATGGCAATTTACCGGAAAGCCGCTTCGCTTTTCTTCCCTGGGAAGAGAGTGCGTGCCTATTTAATCTTCACCGCTTTGGGTAAAATCTTTCCCCTTTTTGCTAATTCTCGGGAAATAAGTCTCACTCCATAATTTGTTCCCTTTCGGTTTAAGATGGATTTGCCATTAATCTTAAAGCTTTTGGAGTATTACTAAAGATAGGGTCATAGAGTGGTTATGATCACTGGTAATGCTTGCAGAGAGATTTCTTGACGGAAGAGGAGATTTTTCTTATATTGGGAAATGAGAAATTTCTTCTTCCGAGATATCCCCTTAAAGATCTTTGCCCTCTTCCTCTCTTTGGCAATTTGGTTCTTCGCCACCCTGGAACGGAACTACATCGTCACCTACCGCCTCCCTGTTCGGTTTAAGGGAATTCCTCCCCAGAAGATTATCTCCTACCAGTCCGAAGAATTCGTTGATTTGGTTTTGGAAGGGAAGGGAAAGGATTTTTTGTTCTGGCGGCGGGCTAACTTGGTTTATGAGATTCCATTGTCGGAGGCGCGACTGGGAAGACAGAGGATGAGGTTCAAACCAGAAGACTTAAAAGTAAAGGAGGGGATTAAAATTGTCGCTTTTCGCCCGGAATACCTTGATTTTGAGATTGATAATTTAGGGGAAAAACCGGTGGCGATTAAAGTCTCCTGGGAGGGAGAGATGGAAAAGGGATTTTACCTTACCGATTGGGAAGTCTTGGACACTGTTTTTCTTTCCGCTCCGAAGGGAGAACTACCTTTTATTAACTTCCTTCCCACAGAACCCTTCTCCTTAAAAGGGGTTAAAAGATCGGTGGTGAAGGAACTGAAGGTAATTTTGCCCGAAAAGAGAGGTTTTTCTGTCCGACCGGAAAGGGTCCGGGTGAAATTAGTAGTAGAACCAGAAACGACTGTCACCCTGGAAGGAATTTTGGTGAGACCAAATAGAAGAGGGGTGAAGGTGAGCCCAAAAGAGGCGCAGATTACCGTTTCTGGTCCCCCCTCCCGGCTCAAAGAGATAAAGGGAGAAGAGATTAAAGCCTTGTTAACGGTTGATACCTTAAAGCCAGGGATTTATTATCTACCCGCTCAGATATTTTTACCTCCGGGATTATCCTTTGAGCGATGCACACCGGATAAGTTCCAAGTGGAGGTGCGATAGTGTATATCTTAGGTATTGAGACTTCTTGTGATGAGACCTGTGCGGCGGTTTTGCGGGATGGAAGAGAGATTCTTTCTAATGTTGTCTCCTCCCAGTATCTCCATTCCCGCTACGGTGGGGTGATACCGGAGGTGGCTTCCCGGGCGCACATTAAGCATTTAGTCCCGATTACGGAGACCGCCCTGGCAGTAGCCGGAATCGGCTTTTCGGAAATTGATCTCATCACCGCCACTTACGGACCAGGGCTCATCGGCTCTCTTCTCGTTGGGCTCTCCTTTGCCAAGGGTTTATCTTTAAGCCTCAATAAACCATTCGTGGGGGTGAACCACATTGAAGGACATATCTTCGCTTCCCTCCTCGCTTATCCCGAAATTAAACCTCCTTTCCTCTCCCTCATCATCTCCGGTGGCCATACCGAGATTTACTTGGTGAAAGAGATTGGCCAGTACCATTTATTAGGGATGACCTTAGACGACGCCTGCGGAGAGGCATTTGACAAGGTAGGAAAGTTATTAGGATTTCCTTATCCCGCAGGATTTAAGATTGAAGAGATAGCAAGGGAAGGGAAAAGAAGCATTAACTTCCCTATCCCCAAAGTTAATGGAGCCAATTTCAGTTTCTCGGGCTTGAAGACCGCGGTGCTCTATTTTTTGAAAGATAATCCTCACTATCCGAAGGAAGATATCGCCCATTCCTTTCAAGAAGTTGTATTTGACTTCTTAGAAGAGAAGATTGTTTTCGCGGTGCAAGAAGTTTCTTTGCGCCTGATGACCGTTTCCGGTGGGGTGGCGGCGAATAGTCGATTGAGAGCGCGTCTGGCACAATTAGGAAGAAGGGAAGGAATAAGATTTTACATCCCACCCCTTTCCCTCTGCACCGACAATGCGGCAATGATTGCCGCTTGTGGTTATGAGAGATTTAAGCGGTTCGGCTCTTCGCCGTTGGATCTACCAGCGAAGGCGAACGAAATCTTAACCTGAGACCATCTCCTTCGCCCATTTCCGACAAAGTCTTATCGCTTCTTCCATCCCCCGGGAATCTGCCACCCCCTTCCCCGCGATGTCAAAGGCGGTGCCGTGCAAAGGAGAGGTACGAATGAAGGGAAGACCTAAGGTGGTATTTATCCCTTTACCCTTGCCGATTGTTTTCACCATTATCATCCCCTGGTCATGATAGGGGGAAATAAAACCATCGTATCTCTTATAATAAAAGAGAAAGGAATCGGCTGGTAAAGTCCCTACGATATCAATTCCTAAATCTTTTAGCCTCTTTATTCCTTTCGCCATCTCCTTCTCTTCTCCCCGGGAAAATTCTCCACCGTGGGGATTGAGAGAGAAGAGACCGATCCTTGGTGATTCAATCCCCTCAAGCCGATGGAGGAAATCATAAAGGAGAAGGCCCTTTTCCACTACCCAACGAGTTTTAATCCGAGAAGGTACTTCTTTCAAAGGACAATGTAAGGTGAGAAAGGCAATCTTTATCTTCTTATGATAGGCTAAGAAACAATAATTTCTCACCCCAAACTCCTGGGCGAAGAATTCGGTCTGGCCGGGATAAGGGAAGCCAATTCGGTAGAGGTTGCTCTTAGAAATGGGAGCGGTAACTATCCCTTTCGCCTCTCCCTTCTTTATTAAAGAAACGCCAACCTTTAAGCCCTCCCAGGCAAATTGAGCGGTCTTCCGATCCGGTTTGCCAAAGGTAAAATCAATCCCCGGTAGAAAGTCTAAAAGATACGGTTCAAAATCAATCGCTATCTTTAGTTTTTCTCTCAATTTTGTCAAAAGAACCCGAGCACCAATAATCTTCACTTCCTGGGGTGGGAATTTAGCAATCGCCTTTAAGACAACCTCCGGACCAATCCCTGTTATCTCACCTAAGGTGACAACCACCACGAGAACTATCTTTTGACCATTATTACCATCAATAGGTCGCCAGTATCCCTTGCCTTCGGGTATAGCGGTCAATGAGGTTGAATACCAAAATCCCGAAGGCAATCCAAAGGAAGCAGAGGAGAATCAATCGGAGAAAGAGGGTGGTTAAAGAAAAGGGAATTCTTTCCCCGATTAGGAAGTGCCTCACCCCTAAAACCCCATAAGTGGCTGGAACAAAAAGTGCCGCCTTTTGGAGAAAAAGAGGCAAAACCGCCAAGGGGTAAGCGATCGGCGTGATGACCATCATTATTCCCGAAAGGGCTTCCGAGACCAACCAACCCTGTTTGAAGATGAGGGTGAGTGCCGCCACCATCATTCCAAAACCATAGAGGGCAAAAAGCATTAGGGCGATAATTAAAAGAGAAGGCAAAATACCACCAACCTTTATCGTAAAAGAGAAGATGATATACATCACAATCAATTGAAAGATGACAATTATTGACTGGTGCAGGGTAGAATGGCAAGCCATCCCTAAGGCGAAGACCCAACGGGGAACCGGGGTAGCAAAGACGATCTCTAAGGTGCCGTGAAATTGCTCTTTTCTTAAAGAGAAACCCATCGCCCAAAGCGCCATATTCAAAAAACCGATGAAGATATAACCTAATATGACAAAGGTGATAATATCACTACTTCCCGCGAGTTTCTCTAAATAAGGAGAAGAACGGCCCCCAACAATAGCGATACCGTAAAGGAGATGGGGCAAAAGGTAGACTAACGGGTCAATCATTCCTCGGATAAAATCCGCCTTATAAGCCAATTCTATCTTCCACTCTTTAATATTTTCCGCCCAGATTGCTCGCAGATATCCGATCAGCCTCTTCATTTTAATACATAGCAATCGTCCCCATCCTTCTCGTCTTCTTTTCCAGATAAGTAAAAAGTAAGATACCAACCAGGAGGAAGACAACATCCATAATCCCTAAGAGGAGAATTGTCTGACCCAAATCCAAAATTCTCTTATTTAAGAGAACAATCGCCCGCACCGCCACTAAGGCATAGGTCAAAGGCAAAAGAAGGGAGATAGTCTTCGTGATGGGATTTATCTCCACCGGATAGCGGATTGGGGAAAAGAGATAAAAGACCCATTCTAAGGTGTGGACAAATCCATGAACCTCTTTAATTAATAGGGTAAATCCGGCTAGACCAATCGCCAAGCCGTAAAAGCCAATGAGAAGTAATAAAACAATTAAGACCACAGGCAAAATTTGCTTTACCCCCACCCTTAAATCTAAAAGGAATACCGAAATTAGTACCTGGGCAATAACCACCACCGTGGCATAGAGAAATTCCACCACCGTCTTACCGATAAGAATTACCATCGGGTGGGTGGGAGAGACAAACATATACTCCAAGGTTCCCCAATAAGTCTCCTCCCGGAGCGCATTCCCTACCCCCCATAAACCAGAAAAGATGTAAGTAGAGATGATTGCTCCCAAAAGGACAAAGGAGAGGTAGTTAGCGCTTCCCGTTAGGTTCTTAAAGGATTCACTGGTTAAACTACCAACGAATGCCTTGCCTTGAAAGATAAAAGGTAATACCCAGATTAAAGGGAAAATTCCCCAGAAGACAAGCATTATCGGATAGGTGAACCAAATTTTTATCGTCTTTATCACCTCCGCCTTAATCACCCGCAGATTTCTCAAAATTACCTCTCTCTTCATTCTGCCAAATTTTCTTTGGTATCTTCCTTTAAGGAAGTTCCCGTAATATAAAGGAAAACATCCTCTAAGGTTGGCTCCTGGTTATTGATTGACAATATCTTTCCTCCTTCCCCAATCGCCTTAATCGCCTCACTCAGAATCTCCTCCACCCGGGGGGCGATAATCTTCAAGGTTGTTATCCCATCCTTCGCAAAAGAAGAGATGCTCTCTACCATTGGTATCTTCTCAATCTTACTCTTATCCCAAGAGCCAAAAAATCTTATCTCTAAAATCTCTTTATGGGGCATCTCCTTTTTATACTCCGCCGGCGTCTTCACATCAACAATCTTACCCTTATTGATAAAGGCGATTCTGTCGCATAACTCATCCGCCTCTTCCATATAGTGAGTGGTTAAAAGTATCGTCTTTTTATGCCTCCCTTTCAATTCCTCCCGGATAAAATTCCGGATGAAACGGGCAAAACCCGGATCCAAACCTAAGGTCGGCTCGTCTAAGAGTAAAACCTTTGGGTCGTGGAGTAAAGCCCGGGCCAAAGATAATTTCTGCTTCATCCCCGAAGAGTACCTCTCCACCCTTTCGTAAGCCACCTCCTTCAAACCTAAAAGTTCTAAAAGATAGTCAATCCTTTTATCCCGCTCCTTAGGTGAAAGTCCGTAAAGAGCCGCGAAGAATTTCAGGTTATCAACCGCGGAAAGTTTCCAATAGAGTGTCCTCTCGCCAGAGGTTAAAAGTCCAATATTCCCCTTCGCCCAAAGGGAATTGGCAAAGACATCCCGACCGAAAAGCAATATCTTCCCACTCTCTGGAATCAATAGAGTAGCGATACACCGAACCAAGGTTGTCTTCCCGGCTCCGTTCGGACCCAAAAGGCCAAAGATTTC contains:
- a CDS encoding ABC transporter ATP-binding protein is translated as MNALEVRDLTKKFRRGKGLKKREILAVANASFSIAEGEIFGLLGPNGAGKTTLVRCIATLLIPESGKILLFGRDVFANSLWAKGNIGLLTSGERTLYWKLSAVDNLKFFAALYGLSPKERDKRIDYLLELLGLKEVAYERVERYSSGMKQKLSLARALLHDPKVLLLDEPTLGLDPGFARFIRNFIREELKGRHKKTILLTTHYMEEADELCDRIAFINKGKIVDVKTPAEYKKEMPHKEILEIRFFGSWDKSKIEKIPMVESISSFAKDGITTLKIIAPRVEEILSEAIKAIGEGGKILSINNQEPTLEDVFLYITGTSLKEDTKENLAE
- a CDS encoding 4-hydroxythreonine-4-phosphate dehydrogenase PdxA translates to MTAIPEGKGYWRPIDGNNGQKIVLVVVVTLGEITGIGPEVVLKAIAKFPPQEVKIIGARVLLTKLREKLKIAIDFEPYLLDFLPGIDFTFGKPDRKTAQFAWEGLKVGVSLIKKGEAKGIVTAPISKSNLYRIGFPYPGQTEFFAQEFGVRNYCFLAYHKKIKIAFLTLHCPLKEVPSRIKTRWVVEKGLLLYDFLHRLEGIESPRIGLFSLNPHGGEFSRGEEKEMAKGIKRLKDLGIDIVGTLPADSFLFYYKRYDGFISPYHDQGMIMVKTIGKGKGINTTLGLPFIRTSPLHGTAFDIAGKGVADSRGMEEAIRLCRKWAKEMVSG
- the tsaD gene encoding tRNA (adenosine(37)-N6)-threonylcarbamoyltransferase complex transferase subunit TsaD, with the protein product MYILGIETSCDETCAAVLRDGREILSNVVSSQYLHSRYGGVIPEVASRAHIKHLVPITETALAVAGIGFSEIDLITATYGPGLIGSLLVGLSFAKGLSLSLNKPFVGVNHIEGHIFASLLAYPEIKPPFLSLIISGGHTEIYLVKEIGQYHLLGMTLDDACGEAFDKVGKLLGFPYPAGFKIEEIAREGKRSINFPIPKVNGANFSFSGLKTAVLYFLKDNPHYPKEDIAHSFQEVVFDFLEEKIVFAVQEVSLRLMTVSGGVAANSRLRARLAQLGRREGIRFYIPPLSLCTDNAAMIAACGYERFKRFGSSPLDLPAKANEILT
- a CDS encoding ABC transporter permease, whose translation is MKREVILRNLRVIKAEVIKTIKIWFTYPIMLVFWGIFPLIWVLPFIFQGKAFVGSLTSESFKNLTGSANYLSFVLLGAIISTYIFSGLWGVGNALREETYWGTLEYMFVSPTHPMVILIGKTVVEFLYATVVVIAQVLISVFLLDLRVGVKQILPVVLIVLLLLIGFYGLAIGLAGFTLLIKEVHGFVHTLEWVFYLFSPIRYPVEINPITKTISLLLPLTYALVAVRAIVLLNKRILDLGQTILLLGIMDVVFLLVGILLFTYLEKKTRRMGTIAMY
- a CDS encoding ABC transporter permease; this encodes MKRLIGYLRAIWAENIKEWKIELAYKADFIRGMIDPLVYLLPHLLYGIAIVGGRSSPYLEKLAGSSDIITFVILGYIFIGFLNMALWAMGFSLRKEQFHGTLEIVFATPVPRWVFALGMACHSTLHQSIIVIFQLIVMYIIFSFTIKVGGILPSLLIIALMLFALYGFGMMVAALTLIFKQGWLVSEALSGIMMVITPIAYPLAVLPLFLQKAALFVPATYGVLGVRHFLIGERIPFSLTTLFLRLILLCFLWIAFGILVFNLIDRYTRRQGILATY
- a CDS encoding UvrD-helicase domain-containing protein, producing MAEELLTTLVRSPAGSGKTERLARRYIALLKRGVPPERILTITFTEKAAAEMKERIFRILRKEDPDLERKLKESILKLRISTIDSFCFSLIRTFSPYLELPPDLEVNPESEILWLLSSYDTLMGIAQERNSPDYSLLSDLISDGGFRGWPNLLKLFQELFKKRIALLRRTTEEELDIDHYLSQLTKMGIDLPLEPEKDKVESLFLFLEKNRHLFLTKRGEVRKARKGEEIDYERLKEFYILLAKRYYQGYFEKILSLFQNRFLAEYKERKHQKGILDFPDLEFLVFDLLTNFPEWQNILYLFDQHTDHILVDEFQDTSFLQWAIIDKLTEEWRSGWGAKREREIEPTLFLVGDEKQSIYFFRNAQSEIFARAKKKLAVYLGNKFREETVKDNYRSLNAIIEFTNYFFSRLFIGGEGKPFWQTPYSEFIGRRQNAALGKVEIILDKKEGKMPERRKLEAELIAQRIKTLLGEKIVFDREEKPIPAGYEHFAILLRRRTHLPLYEKALKDAAIPYLVVKGVGFYQEIEVQLLCALVNFLVEPTDNFSLYLILKFLFSLSEKEILLLQSRAGECLYQKLEKGKKEIAEELASYREKIFKLPISLLLEEILNRRGVWRLFPSDQQYSNIKKFIRICEELEWEGKSPWEIREYLSRAKKNTDEPKADVSWEGIKAVRIMTVHAAKGLEFPIVFFAGLDENLLSHQGKEDFVIEEGEEGVSLLYLPEKNLQKEEPLFQEREEKQLEEEKRIFYVACTRARDYLVLTGIIPDKVSRSRLQWLQNIFSLEWREGKISSPVKLPGLEFLSGEEVLSLAKKKEEGEKVKEEVKTSPLFLSEITEREKIIKPVTKETNEDLRRHGEGAILFGKVMHKILEKIARGDLAWQKEAVSRMGERLFLLAGVPQKELKIWVRGIWQQLSVLEKSNLKEIILPQEGSYAELPFLLADGDFIYQGRIDRVIVRKEEVAIYDYKTYRVKGEEIPFLLDFYEREQMAIYRKAASLFFPGKRVRAYLIFTALGKIFPLFANSREISLTP